A genome region from Dreissena polymorpha isolate Duluth1 chromosome 16, UMN_Dpol_1.0, whole genome shotgun sequence includes the following:
- the LOC127861923 gene encoding protein FAM183B-like encodes MAKFEKEPPNFVHQNAILCETIHKEQRTSKLYTNYSVNPFKKIHVITGKPNSSHDTEEGEEDEHFKKVISRAHLEPVKKYTYPQTEAQEVGWITRPLIDIDRSDKRLHHFRQNTAITKYMDAAWRVKEQTENLN; translated from the exons atggCAAAGTTTGAGAAAGAACCCCCGAATTTTGTTCACCAAAATGCAATTCTATGTGAAACCATTCATAAGGAGCAAAGGACGTCAAAATTGTATACAAATTATAGTGTTAATCCTTTTAAAAAGA TCCATGTGATCACTGGTAAACCAAACTCATCCCATGACACGGAAGAGGGAGAGGAAGATG AGCACTTCAAGAAAGTGATCTCCAGAGCACATCTAGAGCCTGTGAAAAAGTACACATACCCACAAACAGAAGCACAGGAGGTTGGCTGGATAACAAGACCACTG ATTGACATCGATAGATCTGACAAGAGATTGCATCACTTCCGACAGAACACTGCTATTACCAAATACATGGACGCAGCTTGGAGGGTGAAGGAACAAACAGAAAACTTGAATTAA
- the LOC127861917 gene encoding probable rRNA-processing protein EBP2: protein MVDFHHSSDSEAADSDEELQRAFAAGKLKPGLNVVVEAPKQSINNVTGMKQKLKELQQGLDWVERLDLTNPPAPPPPGSNETEGTEGSGVEETDNDFKRELRFYRQAQASVLTGLAKLHKLGIKTRRPDDYFAEMSKTDDHMKRIREKLLEKQQGIENRDKARKLRDLKKYGKKVQQDVLQKRHKEKREMLDAVKKFRKGQKDKLDFLEETEGKGKGKQQNRHGKTDQPFQPNRKRQYKNTKFGYGGQKKRGKMNTKESASDMSGFSKKINQGKPGKQYANKNKKGNKNKRPGKTQRQKMKNRQK from the exons ATGGTTGATTTTCATCATTCAAGCGATTCGGAGGCAGCTGATTCTGACGAGGAG CTTCAGAGAGCATTTGCTGCTGGAAAGCTTAAGCCAGGCTTGAATGTGGTTGTTGAGGCTCCCAAACAGAGCATAAATAATGTG ACTGGAATGAAGCAGAAGTTGAAGGAGCTCCAGCAGGGCCTAGACTGGGTTGAGCGTCTTGACCTCACTAACCCCCCGGCCCCTCCCCCTCCAGGCAGCAATGAGACAGAGGGGACAGAGGGGAGTGGTGTAGAGGAGACAGATAATGACTTCAAACGGGAACTCAGATT TTATCGGCAAGCCCAAGCATCTGTTCTTACTGGTCTAGCGAAGTTACACAAACTGGGCATAAAAACCCGGAGACCTGATGACTATTTTGCAGAAATGTCTAAAACGGATGATCACATGAAAAGG ATTCGGGAGAAGTTACTAGAGAAGCAGCAAGGCATAGAAAACAGAGATAAAGCAAGGAAGTTACGAGACCTGAAGAAGTATGGAAAAAAG GTTCAACAAGATGTTTTACAAAAGCGACACAAAGAAAAGAGAGAAATGCTGGATGCAGTTAAAAAATTCAGGAAAG GTCAAAAGGACAAGCTGGATTTCTTGGAGGAGACTGAGGGGAAGGGAAAGGGCAAACAACAGAACAGACATGGCAAAACAGACCAACCATTCCA ACCCAACAGAAAGCGGCAGTACAAGAACACCAAGTTCGGCTATGGTGGTCAGAAGAAACGGGGTAAGATGAACACCAAGGAATCTGCTTCTGACATGAGTGGCTTCAGTAAGAAAATCAACCAGGGCAAACCTGGCAAACAGTAcgccaacaaaaacaaaaag ggaaacaaaaataaaagaccAGGCAAAACACAGCGACAGAAGATGAAAAACAGACAGAAAtga